The Cuculus canorus isolate bCucCan1 chromosome 3, bCucCan1.pri, whole genome shotgun sequence DNA window AATGATGCTGATCAAGTCGCCTTACACACATTGCTCACTCCATATCAGTCGGAAACCCGGATCCAAGATAATAGCCTGGAGCCTCCCATGTGGATGCCAGccatccttttttcccctcttcgGCTTGTGTGGGGTGGAAAGAGGGATGGTGGGGAACAGCCTGGGGCTGCGGGACCTTGTAAGTGGCTGCAGAGCTCCCTTGGGGAATGCAGGAGTCAGCATAGACCTGGGAGATGGCTCAAGGGTGCAGACAAGGGGCATTGGGCATGTGTAGGCTCCCAGCCTGCAGTCCCCAaagccaggcagggctgcatCTCCTTCCAACCCTGACCCAGTAATCAGAAAAGTGGCATAAGCTAAACCATGCAACCCCACATTCCAATGGGATTCATTCTCTGGGGCCAAGCCAGAGGGTCTTCTCCTCGAGGGCAGCCCCAGGGACgtgcagcagaggcagcccTTTGCAGCAGCTTATATTCCTCATCTCTCATACATCAGGAGGTGCAGCTCATCACTCTCCTGGCTGTTTTAAACATATGGAGGTCATTTGGAAAAGGCGCAGTTTCCTTTAACAACCCACGTGTGGATGGGATGAGGTTGGAGCTCCACACCCTGAGCTGGCTCCCATACCGCTGCTGACATCTAATTGTAGAGGAGTCAGCTGCCGGCAAACTGATCCATCCTAAATCCTGGCTTAGTATGAGCTGCGCTTGCCCCTTCAGCTCCCCTGCTTTCGGTATGAGAcgaatcttagaatcatagaatcgtggaatcgttcaggttggaaaagacctctaatcTAATCCAGCCCATCGTGGAGACCAAGTGGCACCAGCCCCATTCTGCATCCCAACCCTGAGTTGAGGCCACAACTAGAACAGCTTTGAGATAATCTTGGGTGGGCTGatagagttggggttgttcagcctggagaagagaaggctccagagagatcttagagcagccttccagtactgaaaaggtctccaggaaagctggagaggggctcttgatcagagagggcagggacaggatgaggggaaacagtttaaagctgaagagaggagattgagatgagatcttagaaagaaatgttttcgtgtgagggtggtgaggccctggcccaggttgcccagagaagtggtggctgccccatccctggaggtgttcaaggccaggctgaatgaggcttggagcaacctgatccagtgggaggtgtccctggctatggcaggggattggaactggatgggcttcgaggtcccttccaatgcaaatcattccatgattctgtgattcgatGAAGGGTTTGGGAAGGAGGGATCTGGCAGCACCATCCAGCCCCTCTCTGGGTGCTGAGCGCCATCTACCTATGGGGAGACAAGGCTGTTGGTGGCTCAGGGAGTTGCTGCCCAAGGACAGAGGCTACAGGTCCCAGTGCATCCCTGcaccttttcctcttcctcatgGCTCCCTTGGAGAGCCCAGGGTGATCCAACTGCCCTGGGGGCTGCAGTGCTGAAGGAGATAGGACTACAACCACAGGGTCCAGAGAGTGGCAGGGTGTCACTGCCAGCACTGGGTGTCCTCTCTCTCCCACATCTGCCTGTCTCAGGCTGATGCTGCTGCCCGGGTCAGCAGCTGGGAAACCCAAGAAGCTTGGGCAGACACTGGGAAGGGCATCACAAGGTCTCCTGGCACCCCACTGCCAGCACCCAATGCTCATTCCGTGTCACCGTGCCATGGGTGTCAAGGTGGAGGGCTCTCCATCACTGCCACGTGCATCAGTGCAGCCTTTGTCCTCGCTGCCAGAGGCACTGGAGCCACTGCCAGAATTCTACCCAGCTTGGCAGGAttccctcccactccccatTAATTCCTTAACAACTCTGGCCCCAGCTTTGCCAATTCCTGGCAGCCCCAGACCCACAATTCCAGGAGATGCCTCACCTTGGGGGTTGCCCCCCGACAGATGGTGCTGGGTGTCCCAGACGCCGGGGACATGTGGGGCCACAgcccctccagctcctcctggccACCCACAAGGGCTGGGAATTGgcttattttgcattttcaagcatttttccCAGTGTGGAGCATCACACTGGAGCAGAGGTTAGCTGTGTGTCCATGGGAGCGGGGGAAGCTCAGGGGGTGTAGCTCTATCCCACGCCCACAGCCACCACAGCCCCCCAAGGTGAGGGCAAGTGCTCACGTCCCTGCTGCCGGGGCCCCAGCACAGGAAGCATCGAGATCCCTGCCCCATGGCAtgggcagagccaggcagcaCCAGGGTCCCTGCCCCATGTCACAGGCAGCACTGAAGTCCCCACCCCATGGCAATGGGCAGACACTTCTCCAgacagggcaggagaggggaggtGGCCCTGGTGAAGACCCCTGTCCCATGTGTTGTCCTCCTAGTCAAGGTGAGGGGGAGCATGGAGCCAGGGACATGGCTGCTCCGAGTGCCCATGTGGAGAGGTGGCCTCATAACCTTGTGAGATCCCCTGGGCTCAGATGTGGGGTGTGGTGGTGCCCAGTCCCACATGCAGCATGGTGTGTGGTAAGTCTCCGTCCTGCGGTGCCCTGGCCCTATGCTTCAGCACTGGGATTGGGGCAGCCCAGGCTCCAGCAGGcacccccccatagcccccacaTCCCAGCCTCTCCTTCCATTCTCTACCGCCTCCACTTCTCCATAGCcccctccatctcttctccatcccctctccatAGTCCACCTCCCCCTTGcctcttcatcttcctccatcctctccacccCCTTGCACCCATCCTCCACCACTtccatctccccccatcccttctccatccctacTCCATAGTCCTTCCACCCACTCCACTGCCTCTTCAACCCTCCTCCACCCTTCCACCCCCTCCatttccccatctcccctccatcctctgTCCATCCTACTGTCCCTCCATTCCCATCTACCTTCCCCACCATCTCCTTCATCCCCCCTGCATCCCCGTCACATTGCCCCTCTCATCCCACTACCATCCTGCTGCATCCCGCTTCGACCTCCTCACCACACCCTCCACTGTTGCTGCcaccccctccatccctctctaccctcctcatctcctccaccCTTCtgcatcccttctccattccccCTCCCGATCCcacttccccctccctccatcccGTTCCATCCTCCTCCATCACCCCatccccccctcatcccattccatcctcctccatctctccatcctccatccccctccatccccttccccacctgccccatcatctcctccacctcccctgTATCTCCCTCATTGTCTCTCCTCATCCCAAttctccctccttccacccCCTTTCACCCTCCCCCCCCATGCCCTCCTTTGTCACCACCACCCCCTCCATCGCTGGGGCTGTGCCTTGGGGAGAGGACCTTCACCCCTTCCCCACAAAGCTCCCTCTGGAGCCAGAGCCCTTGGATCGCACCAGGCAGCAAATAccctaattaattaattaattatggGCTAatctctggctgcagggagagggcagctgctgggacCCCATTAACGGCGTGGGTGGTTGATCTCCCCCTGCAGCCCTCTGCTGCCTCTCCCGTACAGCACTGGGGATTATTCCCACTGAGATGCATGTGATGCTGTGCAGGGATGCACCAGCCGTCCCGGAGCTGGCGGAGAGACAGGGAGCCCGGGATTTGCTGTCATTGGGGACACACAGAGCTCGAGCCAGTGCAGCCACCCACAAACACCATAGGACGGCTGCCCTGGCCCCGTGGGAGATGGAAGTGGGGAGATGACCCTGTCTCAGCTGCCAGGCCCGGGATGGGCACCTTCCCTGTCCTATCCCACAATCCCGCAGCCCATGTCCTTTATCACACATTGTGTGCTGTGCACCCCACAACGTTACCCTGCATCCCACACCCTAGTTCTAAACCCGTATACCACATCCAGTGCCTTCCATTGTGCATCCTAGTCCTGCTTCCAATACCCTGCACTCCCGCATCTCACAAAACTACCCTGCATCCCACACATGATTTGTGCATCCTGCATCCCAATCCTGCATCCCTCATCTTATGCAACTTGCATCCCAATCCTGAACTCATATCCCACGTCCTGCACCCTCCATCACACATCCCAGCCGCTCATCCTAGCTCTCAGTCCTGCATCCTCATTCCACATCCCAATCGCTTCCTGTATCTCACATCCTGCATTCTGTATCCCGCATCTTGCACTCTGtatcccagccctgcagctaCATCTCACATCCCAGCCCTGCATTCCACATCCCAATCCTGCAACTCATGTTCCAATTCTGTGTTCTTTATCCCACATCCTGCATCCCAGACCTGCATCCTTCATCCTGCATctcattccttccttctgtACCCTGCATCCCAATCCTTCATCCCACGCCCTGCATTCCAATCCTGTATCCCGCATTCTGTATCCCACATCCTGAATCCCCGTtctgcatcctgcatcccagtCCTTCAGCCTTTATCCTGCATcccagccccgccccgcccccgcacACAGACcggactacaactcccggcaTGCCCCGCGCCCTCCGCTGCACATAGCCAGGACTACAATTGCCGGCGTGCCCCGCGCCGGTGctcaccccccccaccccaccccacccccaccccccccgtGGTCAGAGGCGCCGGAGCCAATCACCACTCACTGCTCCTGTCgggccccgcccctcccctcGGCCGCAGCCAATCACAGCTCACCCCCCCCTTAGGCCCCCGCTCTCCCGCGGCCGTAGCGATGATTGCCTCACCCCTCCCTCCACTCACACAGACGTGGTGAGGCCGCTGTCAATCACTGCTCACTCCCCATTTAGGCCCCGCCCCTCACCCCTGTCTCAGTCAATCACCGCTCACCCTTCCCTTAGGTCCCGCCCCTCTCCGCGGCCCTGGCAATCGTCGCTCAATCCCCATtcaggccccgcccctccccgtGGCCGCAGCCAATCATGGCTCCCCATTCCCCTCAGGCCCAGCCTCTACCCCCTGCTTCAGCCAATCACGTCGCGTCTAcgccaagccccgcccctcacTGCCGTCCCCGCACCCTCGTGCGGCCGCTGCCAATCACCCCTCCCctcaggccccgcccctcccctcAGCCGCAGCCAATCACCGCTCACTCCCTATGCAGACCCCGCCCCTCACCTCTGCTTCAGCCAATCATATCTAGCCGACtccaagccccgcccctcctgCCGTCCCCGCCCCGGGCGCGGCGGCCGCGCTGCCCTGAGGGGCCGCTCGGCTCCCGCCCGGCCGTTGGCGCCGGGCCGTTGGCGCCGAGCGCTGATCCCCCCGAGCCCCGCCATGGCCGGGCGCTCGCGCTGCGAGGCGCTGAAGGTGGTGGCGCGGTGCCGGCCGCTGAGCCAGCGGGAGGAGGCGGCGGGCTGCGAGCGCGTGGTGCAGCTGGACGTGCGGCTGGGCCAGGTCAGCATCCGCAGCCCCCGCGCCGCGCCAGGCGAGCTGCCCAAGACCTTCACCTTCGACGCCGTCTACGACGCCGACTCCAAGCAAGCCGACCTCTACGACGAGACCGTGCGGCCGCTCATCGATTCTGTGCTCCAAGGCTTCAACGGGACCGTTTTCGCCTATGGCCAAACCGGCACCGGTAAAACCTACACCATGCAGGGCGTCTGGGCCGAGCCCGAGAAGAAGGGCATCATCCCCAGCTCCTTCGAGCACATCTTCACCCACATCTCGCGCTCGCAGAACCAGCAGTACCTGGTAAGGGCCTCCTACCTGGAGATCTACCAGGAGGAGATCCGGGACCTCCTCGCTAAGGACCAGAGCAAGAAGCTGGAGCTGAAGGAGAACCCTGAGACGGGAGTCTATGTCAAGGACCTCTCCTCCTTCGTCACCAAGAATGTCAAGGAGATCGAGCACGTCATGAACCTGGGCAACCAGACGCGCTCAGTGGGCAGCACCAACATGAACGAGCGCAGCTCCCGCTCCCATGCCATCTTCCTCATCACTGTCGAGTGCAGTGAGACGGGGCCCGATGGTGAGGAGCACATCCGTGTTGGCAAGCTCAACCTGGTCGACCTGGCTGGCAGCGAGCGACAGAGCAAAATGGGGGCCCAGGGAGAGCGCCCCAAGGAAGCGTCCAAGATCAACCTCTCCCTCTCCGCCCTGGGCAACGTCATCTCTGCACTTGTGGGTGGCAAGAGCACGTACATTCCCTACCGGGACTCCAAGCTGACCCGCCTGCTGCAGGACTCCCTTGGGGGTAACGCCAAGACAATCATGGTGGCCACCTTGGGCCCAGCCTCTCACAGCTACGAGGAGAGCCTCTCCACTCTCAGGTTCGCCAACAG harbors:
- the KIF3C gene encoding kinesin-like protein KIF3C isoform X2; the protein is MAGRSRCEALKVVARCRPLSQREEAAGCERVVQLDVRLGQVSIRSPRAAPGELPKTFTFDAVYDADSKQADLYDETVRPLIDSVLQGFNGTVFAYGQTGTGKTYTMQGVWAEPEKKGIIPSSFEHIFTHISRSQNQQYLVRASYLEIYQEEIRDLLAKDQSKKLELKENPETGVYVKDLSSFVTKNVKEIEHVMNLGNQTRSVGSTNMNERSSRSHAIFLITVECSETGPDGEEHIRVGKLNLVDLAGSERQSKMGAQGERPKEASKINLSLSALGNVISALVGGKSTYIPYRDSKLTRLLQDSLGGNAKTIMVATLGPASHSYEESLSTLRFANRAKKIRNKPRVNEDPKDTLLRKFQEEIVRLKAQLEKRGMLGKKKRRSSRRKKVVDGENATENEGEDDNEDGLEKNMKNYLKEQKERLEEEKAAIQDDHSLVSEEKQKLLQEKEKMIEDLRKEQEATELLATKYKEMESKLLIGGRTIVDHTNEQQKMLELKRQEIAEQKRREREMQQEMLLRDEETMELRETYTSLQQEVEIKTKKLKKLYAKLQAVKGEIQDQHDEYIRVRQELEEAQNEQTRELKLNLSISVFWMFSRFPVSHSLPPFPPPFQPVSCHSSP